In the genome of Acidobacteriota bacterium, one region contains:
- the thrS gene encoding threonine--tRNA ligase codes for MITLTLPDGSQRDVAPGTSVQEFASASLPRSVVKKALAAVVDGRLVDLSYRLATPAALKLVLPGDPESLPLYRHSTAHLLAAAVTNLYPGVQCGIGPATDEGFFYDFVVPRPFVPEDLDRIEAKMRELANQDLPYERQIWPKQDAIEFFTKRGEPLKVQLIQEKTAGETDVSCYTIKDRDTFVDFCVGPHVPSTNRLRAFKLLSTSNAYWKGDARNQPMQRIYGTAFFRDDELEAYLHRIEEAKRRDHRRIGRELGLFTFHPWAPGAAFWLPKGTTLYNRLAAYMRDVLFPAGYDEVKTPLIFNKALWETSGHWQHYRQNMFLVEAEHAEMGVKAMNCPGHMLVFASEVRSYRDLPLRLHEQTPLHRNEASGVLAGLTRVRQFSQDDAHCFVMESQIGDEVERLLNLVKQVYDDFGLTYAVKLSTRPEEFLGEQATWDHAEAELRRALTAAGLPFAINEGDGAFYGPKIDFDVTDAIGRTWQCATIQLDYQLPARFDLKYVGADNAEHRPVVIHRAIYGSFERFIALLIEHYAGAFPLWLAPVQATVLPIADRHLGYAAGVRDELAAGGLRVHLDDRQEKIGYKIREAQLQKVPYMLVVGDREAAEGTVSVRSRTGGDLGARPVAEFVRAAREEVALRGRVQHGR; via the coding sequence TTGATTACCCTGACGCTACCAGACGGATCGCAACGCGATGTCGCTCCCGGCACGTCCGTGCAGGAGTTCGCCTCGGCGTCGCTGCCGCGGAGCGTCGTGAAGAAGGCGCTCGCCGCCGTCGTCGACGGCCGGCTCGTCGATCTCAGCTATCGGCTGGCCACGCCCGCTGCGCTGAAGCTGGTGCTGCCGGGCGATCCCGAGTCGCTGCCGCTCTACCGGCATTCGACGGCGCACCTGCTCGCCGCGGCGGTCACGAACCTGTATCCCGGCGTGCAGTGCGGCATCGGCCCCGCCACCGACGAGGGCTTCTTCTACGACTTCGTCGTGCCGCGGCCGTTCGTTCCGGAGGATCTCGACCGCATCGAGGCGAAGATGCGCGAGTTGGCCAACCAGGACCTGCCCTACGAGCGCCAGATCTGGCCCAAGCAGGACGCCATCGAGTTCTTCACGAAGCGCGGCGAACCGCTGAAGGTGCAGCTCATCCAGGAGAAGACGGCCGGAGAGACCGACGTATCGTGTTACACGATCAAGGATCGCGACACGTTCGTCGACTTCTGCGTCGGCCCGCACGTCCCGTCCACCAACCGCCTCCGGGCGTTCAAGCTGCTCTCGACCTCGAACGCGTACTGGAAGGGCGACGCTCGCAACCAGCCGATGCAGCGCATCTACGGCACGGCGTTCTTCCGAGACGACGAGTTGGAGGCGTACCTCCACCGGATCGAGGAAGCGAAGCGGCGCGACCATCGGCGGATCGGGCGCGAGCTGGGCCTCTTCACGTTCCACCCGTGGGCGCCGGGCGCGGCCTTCTGGCTGCCGAAGGGGACGACGCTCTACAACCGGCTCGCGGCCTACATGCGCGACGTGCTCTTTCCCGCCGGCTACGACGAGGTGAAGACGCCGCTCATCTTCAACAAGGCGCTGTGGGAGACGTCCGGGCACTGGCAGCACTACCGCCAGAACATGTTCCTCGTCGAAGCCGAGCACGCCGAGATGGGCGTCAAGGCGATGAACTGTCCCGGGCACATGCTCGTCTTCGCGAGCGAGGTCCGCAGCTACCGCGACCTGCCGCTGCGCCTGCACGAGCAGACCCCGCTCCATCGCAACGAGGCGTCGGGCGTGCTCGCCGGCCTGACGCGCGTTCGACAGTTCTCGCAGGACGACGCGCACTGCTTCGTGATGGAGTCGCAGATCGGCGACGAGGTCGAGCGGCTGCTGAACCTGGTCAAGCAGGTCTACGACGACTTCGGCCTCACTTATGCGGTGAAGCTGTCCACGCGGCCCGAGGAGTTCCTCGGCGAGCAGGCGACCTGGGATCACGCGGAAGCGGAGCTGCGGCGTGCGCTGACGGCGGCCGGGCTGCCGTTCGCGATCAACGAAGGCGACGGCGCCTTCTACGGTCCCAAGATCGACTTCGACGTCACGGACGCGATCGGCCGGACCTGGCAGTGCGCGACGATTCAGCTCGACTACCAGTTGCCGGCGCGCTTCGATCTGAAGTACGTGGGCGCCGACAACGCCGAGCACCGGCCCGTCGTGATCCACCGGGCGATCTACGGCAGCTTCGAGCGGTTCATCGCGCTGCTCATCGAGCACTACGCCGGCGCGTTCCCGCTGTGGCTCGCGCCCGTGCAGGCGACGGTGCTGCCGATTGCCGACCGGCACCTCGGGTACGCCGCCGGCGTGCGGGACGAGCTGGCCGCCGGAGGGCTGCGCGTGCACCTGGACGATCGCCAGGAAAAGATTGGTTATAAGATCCGGGAGGCGCAACTGCAGAAAGTGCCCTACATGCTCGTGGTCGGCGACCGCGAGGCGGCGGAGGGGACGGTCTCGGTGCGCAGCCGCACCGGGGGCGATCTGGGCGCCCGGCCGGTGGCGGAGTTCGTCCGGGCGGCGCGCGAGGAAGTCGCGTTGCGCGGTCGCGTGCAGCACGGGAGGTAG
- a CDS encoding translation initiation factor IF-3, whose protein sequence is MAFDRSPRREDRTRVNERIRVREIRVIDENGVQLGIMPPPQALALARTKGLDLVEISPTAVPPVCRIMDFGKYQYDQQKRARAAKRHQKVIDVKEIKFRPKVDEHDYQFKKKHIERFLAEGDKVKATIFFRGRENAHPEIGQRILERLVADLSDVAITEANPQKEGNQLHTILAPRPGLKRAAPARRPTDHAED, encoded by the coding sequence ATCGCCTTCGATCGAAGTCCACGTCGGGAAGACCGCACGAGAGTCAACGAGCGGATCCGGGTACGCGAGATCCGGGTCATCGACGAGAACGGCGTCCAGCTCGGCATCATGCCGCCGCCGCAGGCGCTGGCGCTGGCGCGCACGAAGGGGCTCGATCTCGTCGAGATCTCGCCCACGGCCGTGCCGCCGGTCTGCCGGATCATGGATTTCGGCAAGTACCAGTACGACCAGCAGAAGCGGGCGCGTGCGGCGAAGCGGCACCAGAAGGTGATCGACGTCAAGGAGATCAAGTTCCGGCCCAAGGTCGACGAACACGACTACCAGTTCAAGAAGAAGCACATCGAGCGCTTCCTGGCCGAGGGCGACAAGGTGAAGGCCACGATCTTCTTCCGCGGGCGCGAGAACGCGCATCCGGAGATCGGCCAGCGCATCCTGGAACGGCTGGTGGCGGATCTGTCGGACGTCGCGATCACGGAGGCGAACCCGCAGAAGGAAGGCAACCAGTTGCACACGATTCTGGCGCCGCGGCCCGGACTGAAGCGCGCCGCGCCGGCGAGGAGACCGACCGATCATGCCGAAGATTAA
- the rpmI gene encoding 50S ribosomal protein L35, protein MPKIKSNRGAAKRFKRTASGKFARSKAFKRHILTSKPTHRKRALRAGAVIAAVDTPRVKRMLPYD, encoded by the coding sequence ATGCCGAAGATTAAGAGCAACCGTGGCGCCGCCAAGCGCTTCAAGCGGACCGCGAGCGGCAAGTTCGCCCGCTCGAAGGCGTTCAAGCGGCACATCCTGACGAGCAAGCCGACGCACCGCAAGCGCGCGCTGCGCGCCGGCGCCGTCATCGCCGCCGTCGACACCCCGCGCGTCAAGCGGATGCTGCCGTACGACTAA
- the rplT gene encoding 50S ribosomal protein L20 — translation MPRVKRGTHRRAKRKKLLKRAKGYYATKSKLYQAAQEAVDKALNYAYAGRRRKKRDFRSLWVVRINAAARANGLTYGQLMSGLKSAGVTLDRRSLAELAVHHPAAFKSVAAQAQQARSAQTA, via the coding sequence ATGCCCCGCGTGAAGAGAGGGACCCATCGCCGCGCCAAGCGCAAGAAGCTGCTGAAGCGCGCGAAGGGGTACTACGCCACCAAGAGCAAGCTGTACCAGGCCGCCCAGGAAGCGGTGGACAAGGCGCTCAACTACGCCTATGCCGGCCGCCGGCGCAAGAAGCGCGACTTCCGGAGCCTGTGGGTCGTACGTATCAACGCCGCCGCGCGGGCGAACGGCCTGACGTACGGGCAGCTCATGAGCGGCCTCAAGTCCGCCGGCGTGACGCTCGATCGCCGCAGCCTGGCCGAACTGGCCGTCCATCACCCCGCGGCGTTCAAGAGCGTCGCGGCGCAGGCCCAGCAGGCACGATCGGCCCAGACCGCGTGA
- the pheS gene encoding phenylalanine--tRNA ligase subunit alpha, with product MASRHDIAALHAEFHAALASAATVADVKAVRDRFLSRKHGSLTAVLKSLGTAAPDERRVIGSDANALRQTIEAALDAREAELAASAPPADALDVTLPGRIPLAGRCHPLTQVRERVEAIFSAMGYDIATGPELEDDWHNFEALNMPAEHPARDMQDTLYLEAPVPQSWASTSPAAGPADPQAGTAGPRSGPAARPATLLRTHTSGMQIRYMQAHRPPVRIIAPGRVYRRDNFDATHTPMFTQIEGLVVDERISLGDLKGTLTVFAQRLFDSRVRTRFRPSFFPYTEPSAEMDVSCGSCDGAGCALCKHSGWIEILGCGMVHPAVFEAVGYDPERYTGFAFGVGIERLALRFYGIDDIRMFYENDLRFLRQLPL from the coding sequence ATGGCGTCCCGTCACGACATCGCCGCCCTCCATGCCGAATTCCACGCCGCCCTGGCGTCGGCCGCGACCGTCGCGGACGTCAAGGCGGTGCGCGATCGCTTTCTCAGCCGAAAGCACGGCAGCCTCACCGCGGTCCTGAAGTCGCTCGGCACGGCCGCGCCAGACGAGCGGCGCGTCATCGGCAGCGACGCCAACGCGCTGCGCCAGACGATCGAAGCCGCGCTCGACGCGCGCGAGGCTGAACTAGCGGCGTCCGCGCCGCCGGCCGACGCGCTCGACGTGACGCTGCCCGGCCGCATCCCGCTGGCTGGCCGGTGCCACCCGCTCACGCAGGTGAGAGAGCGCGTCGAAGCGATCTTCTCGGCGATGGGCTACGACATCGCGACCGGGCCAGAGCTCGAAGACGACTGGCACAATTTCGAGGCCCTGAACATGCCCGCCGAGCACCCGGCGCGTGACATGCAGGACACGCTCTATCTGGAGGCGCCGGTGCCGCAATCCTGGGCGTCGACGTCGCCCGCGGCCGGCCCGGCGGATCCACAGGCCGGAACGGCAGGGCCTCGATCCGGCCCGGCCGCGCGGCCGGCGACGCTGCTCCGGACTCACACCTCGGGCATGCAGATCCGCTACATGCAGGCGCATCGTCCGCCGGTGCGCATCATCGCCCCGGGACGCGTGTATCGCCGCGACAACTTCGACGCGACGCACACGCCGATGTTCACGCAGATCGAAGGGCTCGTCGTGGACGAGCGCATCAGCCTCGGCGATCTCAAGGGCACGCTGACGGTCTTCGCGCAGCGGCTCTTCGACAGCCGCGTGCGGACGCGCTTCCGTCCGAGCTTCTTCCCCTACACCGAGCCGTCGGCCGAGATGGACGTGTCGTGCGGCTCGTGCGACGGCGCGGGCTGCGCGCTCTGCAAGCACAGCGGCTGGATCGAGATCCTCGGGTGCGGCATGGTGCACCCGGCCGTGTTCGAGGCGGTCGGCTACGATCCCGAGCGTTACACCGGCTTCGCGTTCGGCGTCGGCATCGAGCGGCTCGCGCTCCGGTTCTACGGGATCGACGACATCCGGATGTTCTACGAGAACGACCTGCGGTTCCTGAGGCAGCTCCCGCTGTGA
- a CDS encoding phenylalanine--tRNA ligase subunit beta: protein MKLPVDWLRDFAEIAASPADVAGRLAACGFAVESLDGDVVDVEVTANRPDCLSIVGLAREAAVAFDVPLRLPMLAGTQAVTGTSDAGDANGTVRVAIEAPDCRRYALAVADVHVGPSPDWLAARLAAAGVRAINNIVDVTNYVMLELGHPMHAFDAARLAGREIRVRPARPGESIVTIDGETRRLDEAMLLIADRESPIAVAGVMGGAASEVSRGTTRIALESAWFRPASIRATSRRLGLKTEASIRFERGADLEAPVVAIRRALALLEEIGAGRVAGAVADVYPRVATPRIVRLRRDRTARLLGDVVPDAEVARILGHLGFGLQGTDDGWDVEVPIRRVDVSREADLIEEVGRHWGYDRIPATLPAVGRPAPPRTAAVVETRLRSLARAAGLQEAVTFTFVERAAAEPFAGSAPLVAIANPLSDKFAVLRPSMLPGLLDALVYNRRRDAEDVRLFEMGSVFHHTGEATRIGWVLTGPREAHWSGGASALDFYDAKGVAELLVQAAGVQAADVTAVPADDVPWFVRGRSARLLRGQHGEALGSIGQIRPDLLARRGLDAGVVVGGELDVTALVAIGAAASDNPHVRAVPRFPSIVRDLSIVVSERLPAATVRGTIRANAPDTLQSIVEFDRYQGKGVPDGHVSLSLRLTFRHPDRTLTDQEAQHAVDAIVDALGQAHGATLRGKP from the coding sequence GTGAAGCTCCCGGTCGACTGGCTGCGGGATTTCGCCGAGATCGCGGCGTCGCCGGCCGACGTCGCGGGCCGGCTCGCCGCGTGCGGGTTCGCGGTCGAGAGCCTCGACGGCGACGTCGTGGACGTCGAGGTGACCGCCAACCGTCCGGACTGCCTCAGCATCGTCGGCCTGGCGCGCGAGGCGGCCGTCGCGTTCGACGTGCCCTTGCGCCTGCCCATGCTCGCCGGCACGCAGGCCGTGACCGGGACGTCCGACGCGGGCGACGCGAACGGCACCGTGCGGGTCGCGATCGAAGCGCCAGACTGCCGGCGTTACGCGCTCGCGGTGGCAGACGTGCACGTCGGGCCGTCGCCCGACTGGCTGGCCGCGCGGCTCGCCGCCGCCGGCGTCCGCGCGATCAACAACATCGTCGACGTCACGAACTACGTGATGCTCGAGCTCGGGCATCCGATGCACGCGTTCGACGCGGCGAGGCTCGCCGGCCGCGAGATCCGCGTCCGCCCGGCGCGTCCGGGCGAGTCGATCGTCACGATCGATGGCGAGACGCGCCGGCTCGACGAGGCCATGCTGCTCATCGCGGACCGCGAGTCGCCGATCGCGGTCGCTGGCGTGATGGGCGGGGCCGCGTCGGAAGTGTCGCGCGGCACGACACGGATCGCGCTCGAAAGCGCCTGGTTCCGGCCCGCGTCGATCCGGGCGACGAGCCGTCGGCTCGGCCTGAAGACCGAGGCATCCATCCGGTTCGAGCGAGGCGCCGACCTCGAGGCGCCCGTCGTGGCGATCCGGCGAGCGCTCGCGCTGCTGGAGGAGATCGGCGCCGGCCGTGTGGCCGGCGCGGTCGCCGACGTCTATCCGCGCGTCGCCACGCCGCGGATCGTGCGCCTGCGCCGCGACCGCACCGCCCGGCTGCTCGGCGACGTCGTGCCCGACGCCGAGGTCGCGCGGATCCTCGGCCACCTCGGGTTCGGCTTGCAGGGAACCGACGACGGGTGGGATGTCGAGGTGCCGATCCGGCGGGTCGACGTTTCGCGCGAAGCCGACCTCATCGAGGAAGTCGGCCGCCACTGGGGCTACGACCGCATCCCCGCGACGCTGCCGGCAGTTGGCCGTCCAGCCCCGCCACGGACCGCCGCCGTCGTCGAGACCCGCCTGCGTTCCCTCGCGCGCGCCGCCGGACTGCAGGAAGCGGTGACCTTCACCTTCGTCGAGCGAGCGGCCGCCGAGCCGTTCGCCGGCTCCGCACCGCTCGTCGCGATCGCCAATCCGCTCTCGGACAAGTTCGCCGTGCTGCGGCCGTCGATGCTGCCCGGATTGCTCGACGCCCTCGTTTACAACCGCCGACGCGACGCGGAGGACGTTCGCCTCTTCGAGATGGGATCGGTGTTCCATCACACCGGCGAGGCGACCCGGATCGGCTGGGTGCTGACCGGGCCTCGCGAGGCACACTGGAGCGGCGGCGCGTCCGCTCTCGACTTCTACGATGCCAAGGGCGTCGCCGAGCTTCTCGTGCAGGCCGCCGGCGTTCAGGCAGCCGACGTGACGGCCGTGCCGGCCGACGACGTGCCGTGGTTCGTCCGTGGCCGATCGGCACGGCTGCTGCGCGGCCAGCATGGCGAAGCGCTCGGCTCGATCGGACAGATTCGACCCGATCTGCTGGCGCGGCGTGGCCTCGACGCGGGCGTCGTGGTCGGCGGCGAGCTCGACGTGACGGCGCTCGTCGCCATTGGGGCCGCCGCTTCCGACAATCCGCACGTGCGCGCGGTTCCGAGATTCCCCTCGATCGTGCGCGACCTCTCGATCGTCGTCTCCGAACGCTTGCCTGCCGCCACCGTTCGTGGCACGATTCGGGCGAACGCGCCCGACACGCTGCAGTCGATCGTCGAGTTCGATCGGTACCAGGGGAAGGGCGTGCCGGACGGACACGTCAGCCTGTCGCTGCGGCTCACGTTCCGTCATCCCGACCGCACGCTCACCGATCAGGAAGCGCAGCACGCGGTCGATGCGATTGTCGACGCGTTGGGGCAGGCGCACGGCGCCACCCTGCGCGGCAAGCCATAG
- the zapB gene encoding cell division protein ZapB has product MVRAGAATELQPIDRLEEKIKQLVGMIETLRAERARAVDDAARLARELDAARARLAEAESTSAELGTMREERELLRNRVVHMIAQLDKLNL; this is encoded by the coding sequence ATGGTTCGAGCGGGTGCCGCCACGGAACTTCAACCCATCGATCGGCTCGAGGAGAAGATCAAACAGCTCGTCGGCATGATCGAGACGCTGCGAGCGGAGCGCGCACGCGCCGTCGACGACGCCGCCCGCCTGGCGCGCGAGCTCGATGCCGCCAGGGCACGGCTCGCCGAGGCGGAGAGCACGTCGGCCGAGCTCGGCACGATGCGCGAGGAACGCGAGCTGCTGCGCAACCGCGTCGTCCACATGATCGCGCAGCTCGACAAGCTCAACCTCTGA
- a CDS encoding cell division protein ZapA, whose product MGSGVIHVEIHGQRYAVRSDLDPQYVAELAAYLDEKMRAAARELTSAEALRVAVIAGLNICDELFRARADSAGQATRVRARAAEIERLLDAVLENSPMTVVNE is encoded by the coding sequence ATGGGGAGCGGGGTCATCCACGTCGAGATCCACGGGCAGCGCTATGCCGTCCGCAGCGACCTCGACCCGCAGTACGTCGCCGAGCTCGCCGCCTATCTCGACGAGAAGATGCGTGCGGCCGCGAGGGAGCTGACCTCGGCCGAGGCGCTCCGCGTGGCCGTCATCGCCGGCCTGAACATCTGCGACGAGCTGTTTCGCGCGCGCGCCGACTCGGCGGGCCAGGCCACGCGCGTCCGCGCACGGGCGGCCGAGATCGAACGCCTGCTCGACGCCGTGCTCGAGAATTCCCCGATGACCGTGGTCAACGAATAG
- the thiL gene encoding thiamine-phosphate kinase — translation MSETIASLGEQALIERLRAYAGLPPAHVLTGIGDDAAVLRPARNAVSVVTTDALVEGVHFRRDWTGARAIGHKALAVNLSDLAAMGAVPQASLLSLVLPASLPLDDFDGLVAGFVDLARASGAALVGGNLATSPGPIVVDVTAIGAAHPRRVLHRHGAKAGHELYVTGSIGGAAAGLALRQAGLADADLDADACDAVRRFERPEPRVRCGWIVARSGAAAAAMDLSDGLAAAAHSLAAASRLGVTIDAASLPIHPGARTWAERRGLDPAAFALTGGEDYELAFAVHPRMRRRFLAAAARTKGLAVTSVGRFHEEAGVWLRRDGRIQALGEGYGHFRKND, via the coding sequence ATGTCCGAGACCATCGCCTCGCTCGGTGAGCAGGCGCTCATCGAGCGCCTGCGGGCGTACGCCGGTCTGCCGCCCGCGCACGTCCTCACCGGCATTGGCGACGATGCCGCGGTGCTGCGGCCGGCACGCAACGCGGTCTCCGTGGTCACGACCGACGCGCTGGTCGAAGGCGTGCACTTCAGACGCGACTGGACCGGCGCGCGCGCGATCGGTCACAAAGCGCTTGCCGTCAACCTGAGCGACCTCGCCGCGATGGGCGCCGTGCCGCAGGCTTCGCTGCTGAGCCTGGTGCTGCCGGCGAGCCTGCCGCTCGACGATTTCGACGGCCTCGTCGCCGGCTTCGTGGATCTGGCGCGGGCATCGGGCGCGGCGCTCGTCGGCGGCAACCTCGCGACCTCGCCAGGCCCGATCGTCGTCGACGTCACCGCGATCGGCGCGGCGCATCCGCGGCGCGTGCTGCACCGGCACGGGGCCAAGGCCGGCCACGAGCTGTACGTCACCGGTTCGATCGGCGGAGCCGCGGCAGGACTGGCGCTCCGGCAGGCCGGCCTCGCGGACGCGGATCTCGACGCCGACGCCTGCGACGCCGTCCGGCGGTTCGAGCGGCCAGAGCCGCGCGTCCGGTGTGGATGGATCGTGGCGCGCAGCGGCGCGGCCGCCGCAGCCATGGATTTGTCCGACGGCCTGGCCGCCGCCGCCCACTCGCTCGCTGCCGCCAGCCGCCTCGGCGTGACGATCGACGCCGCATCGCTGCCGATCCATCCTGGCGCGCGAACCTGGGCCGAACGACGTGGGCTGGATCCCGCTGCGTTCGCCCTGACGGGCGGCGAGGACTACGAGCTGGCGTTTGCCGTCCACCCGAGAATGCGCCGCCGGTTCCTGGCTGCGGCCGCGAGAACCAAGGGCCTCGCCGTCACGTCCGTCGGCCGATTCCACGAGGAAGCTGGCGTCTGGCTCCGCCGCGACGGACGGATCCAGGCGCTCGGCGAGGGATACGGACACTTCAGGAAGAACGATTGA
- a CDS encoding 3D domain-containing protein, producing the protein MLLSRSFRRKVLATLLGSLTISLLYEATVVDSRAVPAARIGGPAAGARVTFQATAYCKGETTASGVAVRSGVVAADPRLLPQGSVVQIDGAPDKHAGIYTVLDTGPKVQGRRLDLYMWSCHEALAFGRRNVSVTVIRRGWKPNEDVQATASPSASQD; encoded by the coding sequence ATGCTCCTGTCCCGATCGTTTCGGCGGAAAGTCCTGGCCACGCTCCTCGGGTCGCTGACCATCAGCCTGCTCTACGAGGCCACGGTCGTCGATTCGCGGGCCGTGCCCGCGGCGCGGATCGGCGGGCCGGCCGCCGGGGCCCGCGTGACCTTCCAGGCCACGGCCTACTGCAAGGGAGAAACCACGGCGTCGGGCGTCGCGGTGAGATCCGGGGTGGTGGCGGCGGACCCGCGGCTGCTCCCGCAGGGATCGGTCGTGCAGATCGACGGCGCACCCGACAAGCACGCGGGCATCTACACGGTGCTCGACACCGGCCCCAAGGTGCAGGGCCGGCGGCTCGATCTCTACATGTGGAGCTGCCACGAGGCCCTCGCGTTCGGCCGCCGCAACGTGTCGGTCACGGTGATCAGGCGAGGCTGGAAGCCGAACGAAGACGTCCAGGCCACGGCCAGCCCATCCGCCTCGCAGGACTGA
- a CDS encoding ABC transporter ATP-binding protein yields MRRLITYLRPHVGAVVFAFLAILVGSLAELAQPWLTQQAIDRYIAARDLDGLWRLAMLFLGVLLVAFVVDYAQTYVLQTVGQQIMRRMRMQIYARLQALDLGFYDRNPVGRLMTRVTTDVDALNDLFTSGVITVFGDVLVLSGIMVAMLLMNWQLALVAFAVLPAIVWTAMWFRRNVRSSYREVRGLIARVNAFLQEHLTGMATVQLFGQQARTFRRFDAINGAHRDANVAAIFYYAVFYPAIELLAAVSGGLIIWIGGGWALDGGVSLGVIVAFLQYSRRFFQPISDLSEKFNIMQAAMAASERIFTVLDTAPAIVTPERPVRHRLEGPGRIEFEHVWFAYKPDQFVLEDVSFTIEPGQRIGVVGATGSGKTTLVSLLLRFYDVTRGRILVDGVDVRDWDLTALRGVFGVVLQDPYLFSGTIADNIRLGHAEIGDDEVVRAAEAVHANGFIERRSGGYGSLVAERGATLSLGQKQLLSFARAIAFDPKVLLLDEATASIDTATEALIEDALRVMMRGRTVLAIAHRLSTVQHVDRILVLHDGELRESGSHQELLAARGLYYKLFQLQYAGLEQRAGHA; encoded by the coding sequence ATGCGCCGGCTGATCACCTACCTCCGGCCGCACGTCGGCGCCGTCGTCTTCGCGTTCCTCGCCATTCTGGTGGGGTCGCTCGCCGAGCTGGCGCAGCCGTGGCTGACGCAGCAGGCGATCGACCGCTACATCGCCGCCCGCGATCTCGACGGGCTCTGGCGCCTGGCGATGCTGTTCCTCGGCGTCCTGCTCGTCGCGTTCGTCGTCGATTACGCCCAGACCTACGTGCTCCAGACCGTCGGCCAGCAGATCATGCGGCGGATGCGCATGCAGATCTACGCGCGGCTCCAGGCGCTCGACCTCGGCTTCTACGACCGGAATCCGGTGGGCCGCCTGATGACGCGCGTGACGACCGACGTCGACGCGCTCAACGACCTCTTCACCTCTGGCGTCATCACCGTGTTCGGCGACGTCCTCGTCCTGAGTGGGATCATGGTGGCGATGCTGCTGATGAACTGGCAGCTCGCGCTGGTCGCATTCGCCGTGCTGCCGGCGATCGTCTGGACGGCGATGTGGTTCCGGCGAAACGTGCGCTCGTCCTACCGTGAGGTGCGGGGCCTGATCGCGCGCGTGAACGCCTTCCTGCAGGAGCATCTCACAGGCATGGCGACGGTGCAGCTCTTCGGACAGCAGGCGCGGACGTTCCGCCGATTCGACGCCATCAACGGCGCGCACCGCGACGCCAACGTCGCCGCCATCTTCTACTACGCCGTGTTCTATCCGGCGATCGAGCTCTTGGCGGCGGTGTCCGGCGGGCTGATCATCTGGATCGGCGGCGGGTGGGCGCTCGACGGCGGCGTCTCGCTCGGCGTCATCGTGGCGTTTCTGCAGTACTCCCGCCGGTTCTTTCAGCCGATTTCCGACCTGTCCGAGAAGTTCAACATCATGCAGGCCGCCATGGCGGCCTCCGAGCGGATCTTCACCGTGCTCGACACCGCGCCGGCCATCGTCACCCCGGAACGGCCCGTTCGCCATCGGCTCGAAGGCCCGGGGCGCATCGAGTTCGAGCACGTGTGGTTCGCGTACAAGCCCGACCAGTTCGTGCTCGAGGACGTCTCGTTCACGATCGAGCCGGGGCAGCGGATCGGCGTCGTCGGAGCGACCGGCTCGGGCAAGACGACGCTCGTCAGCCTGCTGCTGCGGTTCTACGACGTCACGCGCGGACGGATCCTCGTGGACGGCGTCGACGTGCGGGACTGGGATCTGACGGCCCTTCGCGGCGTCTTCGGGGTGGTCCTGCAGGACCCGTACTTGTTCTCCGGGACGATCGCCGACAACATCCGGCTCGGACACGCCGAGATCGGCGACGACGAGGTGGTGCGGGCGGCTGAGGCGGTGCACGCGAACGGGTTCATCGAGCGCCGATCCGGCGGCTACGGGTCCTTGGTCGCCGAGCGCGGCGCGACGCTGTCGTTGGGCCAGAAGCAGCTCCTGTCGTTCGCCAGGGCGATTGCCTTCGATCCGAAGGTCCTGCTGCTGGACGAGGCGACGGCCAGCATCGATACCGCGACGGAAGCGCTGATCGAGGACGCCCTGCGCGTCATGATGCGGGGCCGGACGGTGCTCGCCATCGCCCACCGGCTGTCGACCGTCCAGCACGTCGACCGGATCCTGGTGCTGCACGACGGCGAGCTGCGCGAGAGCGGCAGCCATCAGGAGCTGCTCGCCGCCCGTGGGCTGTACTACAAGCTGTTTCAGTTGCAGTACGCAGGCCTGGAACAGCGGGCCGGCCACGCATGA